Proteins from one Ahaetulla prasina isolate Xishuangbanna chromosome 2, ASM2864084v1, whole genome shotgun sequence genomic window:
- the USF3 gene encoding basic helix-loop-helix domain-containing protein USF3 isoform X3: MPEMTEKAPLKKQHRKKNRETHNAVERHRKKKINAGINRIGELIPCSPALKQSKNMILDQAYKYITEMKKQNDELLLNGGNNEQAEEIKKLRKQLDELQKENGRYIALLKANDICLYDDPTIHWKGNLKNSNVSIVIPNDQIQKKKENLKNTNISVVIPNDQLQKNIVVYSNGSQFGGSNQGASVQGITFNIGHNLQKQTANVVPVQRTCNTPATISSIYSTAIKSGIQTSVSSLVSGLPNTDKKTLEQSTSENKQGTSICTSAASSVNTSQLVRLQSGKQISSQDENDISKSKNKQGSLKLIEKTSVLSPSLSSSVSIDVLHCQQANIPTEVGSRSGSLGSCVTSAADPACVASIGGKASTEKVFKSLDGRTPEGEAPKAVTELNIVPATTVEKWPFPSSSGVGIPESKSIGNLMRITSAGNTQTTWTTLQLAGSTVQPLNHTPSNTMTALLNEPINGASIIASTPNKILANAAGLNNPLIPDEHPVDQLVVTLPSHPSLPIQPLISKTQTRAQVASSLLPVNPAMQVIQVSQPMTSPINTSPINQNIVILQPPNANSCTPVLRAELPNQTVSQQIVIIQTANPNPLSFFPTPSVVKMPVNGTNAGNLIQSASGPHMFGGKHLVHILPRPSSSTSSCLTQTFSVSMSNQKLPQTISLNGQLFALKPMKSCSGDSDQAPMQIIQPTTSEDPNTNIALNAFGALANLNQSISQMAGQSCQQVSGNPSTNPKIVSSQTTPISPGLLSVTTPSSSAAESSRLTCTSSSLDISSPKAAGLGSKWSNKNSGTKKTSVASNNLACQVDPDKDCKKIDRNMTTASEHSGSDILLENMPVVLQCLAVPQANCTISPDDIHASDPHPKDRLRAEQNMESTLTPDLNAAGVPRSLSLESSLLGQFEVVPAMSTDHASPPLQICKSQTNSTASSKLSELSKCISTSPLLPSSSDSPVTISQISQTNRETNTENVPRTEVSEICRMEQNCSIVMQASDLLEEQGLTKMFSEFNKVGDVQKSFSVQVEHPSFCTQSTKSNISSNDNLGRKQEELLLINGEEENLTRSNSCTSDQEAITANRQVDSPMSTSSGSSCGFSVASMLPDTCRENVSNSTLVNTHSTCTFSEQTDIVALAARAIFDQETLAKTTGAVSGTSISKGSKIPSLGRDQPFKAHPVKNTNQMETGPNNFSTQNSMQINIELSAEKSCSVSLEMADTALQIPTPQPSSTSSLSVNNLIHPTCIIHPPVSCSGVPSSSDQTTVSVSGTPSVPANSYMTQSPGHSPRLMAEYPSEQLSALQTTTMQGPQICEPHLKQQRQSRKESAKRSVQDDHMLSASKRQKHCQTAPLQLEDMALLNQTADDIEGQNQIRVNQVPPNSSNLAVSVSSQGHTNGHTRLFQASNFVSPTSRQAEVQCNSHPPILDQAGQHLQPIQHALSQSMAHLQANHPYIKPQQQQAGQLRERHQLYQLQHYISPAESSIHSQTHIAHQQRILHQEAQLQKKRSLIQATQPTTLSLQQKHHGNDQSRSKSSQPHPHHSQIQQLQQHYPSSQPEKNCENSALSRTHSHPRSHPSQDILHQQSSDVGSRQPSSGVPSEHVSGHSQMHRMLTSRALEQQIVSQPSIVSRPDVPCLPHRQERNRVSSYSAEALIGKSSSNSEHRLGVPMQSFKVSDHLEMRNYADVSRNKELVIHNTQSRVSVDHPLGSDIQRLSECQTFKVNAINQQPTGNFDVQSSRSNEISNTLRGMQTQSFRLAQNAGPPIDRQKRLSYQPVQSISTGNPLPPRRDNENTCHQGFMQSLLIPHLGDQANGNQRPISEHQRNPQCASSSNVDYNCAPARESIHIRREGDDQNRESCDMSLGTINSRNNALTIPFSSSSGDIQGRNSSPNISIQKSNSMRITESHGTKGHINASASSNVHGATRPLHYAPVSRGNADQVPPSIRQTNSSATDRSRHPLQDNSGSKIRQSERNRSANQRHGNVFEPSLPQLPLSTGGGMILGRQQPTLEKRGSIVRFMPEGPHVSHDSTAADQHTLSQNFGFPFIPESGMNPPVNANTSFIPPVTQPNATRTAALIPVDPQNTLPSFYPPYSPAHPSLSNDISIPYFSNQMFSNPSTEKPNGGGLNNRFGSILSPPRPVGFAQPSFPLLTDMPPVHVANSSHLSNFNLTSLFPEIATALPSDGSAISPLLSIANTSGSDSLKQSSNRPAHNISHILGHDCSSAV; this comes from the exons ATGCCAGAGATGACAGAGAAAGCTCCTCTTAAGAAGCAGCACCG GAAGAAAAACCGAGAGACTCATAATGCAG TGGAGAGGCATCGAAAGAAGAAAATCAATGCTGGTATAAACCGAATTGGTGAGCTAATTCCATGTTCCCCTGCACTGAAACAG AGTAAGAACATGATTCTGGATCAAGCATACAAATATATAACAGAAATGAAAAAGCAAAATGATGAACTCCTGTTGAATGGAGGAAACAATGAGCAAG ctgaagaaataaaaaaactcCGGAAGCAATTGGATGAACTCCAGAAAGAAAATGGGCGCTACATAGCATTGTTGAAAGCTAATGACATTTGCCTTTATGATGATCCTACCATCCATTGGAAAGGAAATCTTAAAAATTCAAACGTTTCTATTGTAATTCCAAATGATCAGatacaaaagaagaaagaaaatctgaaaaatacaaatatttctgtTGTAATCCCCAATGATCAACTGCAAAAGAATATTGTTGTATATTCCAATGGCAGTCAGTTTGGTGGAAGTAACCAGGGGGCATCTGTCCAAGGAATAACTTTTAATATAGGACATAATTTACAGAAACAGACAGCTAATGTTGTTCCTGTCCAGAGGACTTGCAACACTCCTGCAACCATTTCTAGTATTTATTCAACAGCAATCAAATCAGGTATTCAAACTTCAGTTTCATCATTAGTATCAGGCCTACCAAATACAGACAAAAAAACTCTTGAGCAATCTACCTCTGAGAACAAGCAAGGCACGTCTATCTGTACTAGTGCTGCCAGTTCTGTGAATACCTCGCAGCTAGTAAGACTGCAGAGTGGAAAACAGATTTCATCACAAGATGAGAATGACATCTCCAAATCTAAAAATAAACAAGGGAGTTTAAAGCTGATTGAGAAAACAAGCGTACTAAGCCCCAGCCTTTCTTCCAGTGTTAGTATAGATGTGCTTCATTGTCAACAAGCAAATATACCAACAGAAGTGGGTTCAAGAAGTGGGTCTCTAGGAAGCTGTGTAACTTCTGCAGCTGACCCAGCTTGTGTTGCATCTATTGGTGGAAAGGCATCTACAGAAAAGGTCTTCAAAAGCCTAGATGGTAGAACTCCAGAAGGAGAAGCCCCAAAGGCTGTAACAGAACTGAATATAGTGCCTGCTACTACTGTAGAGAAATGGCCTTTTCCCAGTTCTTCAGGTGTTGGCATTCCAGAGTCAAAAAGCATTGGTAATCTTATGAGAATCACTTCAGCTGGAAATACCCAAACCACCTGGACTACACTGCAGCTAGCTGGAAGCACTGTTCAGCCTCTAAATCATACTCCATCCAACACAATGACAGCCCTTTTAAATGAGCCAATTAATGGTGCTAGTATTATAGCTTCCACTCCAAACAAGATTCTGGCCAATGCTGCTGGTTTAAATAACCCTCTAATTCCAGATGAACACCCAGTTGACCAATTGGTTGTTACCTTGCCTTCCCATCCATCTTTACCTATTCAGCCACTAATTAGTAAGACACAAACTAGAGCACAAGTGGCAAGCAGCCTCCTTCCTGTGAATCCAGCCATGCAAGTGATTCAAGTATCTCAGCCAATGACCTCCCCTATCAATACATCACCTATTAATCAGAACATTGTAATTCTCCAGCCACCTAATGCTAATTCCTGTACTCCAGTGCTGAGAGCTGAACTCCCAAATCAGACTGTTAGCCAACAGATTGTAATAATACAAACTGCTAATCCAAATCCCCTCTCTTTTTTCCCAACACCATCAGTTGTTAAAATGCCTGTGAATGGAACAAATGCTGGCAATCTTATACAAAGTGCCTCTGGCCCTCATATGTTTGGTGGGAAACATCTTGTTCATATTTTACCAAGGCCCTCCTCTTCAACATCTTCTTGCCTGACACAAACATTTTCTGTTTCAATGTCTAACCAAAAGCTTCCACAGACTATTTCTTTAAATGGACAGTTGTTTGCATTAAAGCCTATGAAATCCTGTTCTGGAGATTCAGATCAAGCCCCTATGCAAATTATTCAGCCTACCACCAGTGAAGATCCAAATACCAACATTGCCCTCAATGCATTTGGTGCTTTAGCTAACCTCAATCAAAGCATATCGCAGATGGCTGGCCAAAGCTGTCAACAAGTGTCTGGCAATCCGTCTACCAACCCCAAAATTGTTAGTAGCCAAACCACACCAATATCTCCTGGTTTGCTATCAGTGACAACACCTTCCTCTTCAGCTGCTGAGAGTTCTAGATTAACCTGCACTTCATCTTCACTAGACATTTCTTCCCCCAAAGCTGCTGGTTTGGGTTCAAAATGGTCTAATAAAAATTCAGGTACAAAGAAAACTTCAGTAGCCAGCAACAACCTTGCATGTCAAGTGGATCCTGACAAAGACTGCAAAAAAATTGATAGAAATATGACAACTGCATCTGAACATTCAGGAAGTGACATATTGCTTGAAAATATGCCTGTTGTTTTGCAGTGCTTAGCTGTACCACAGGCAAACTGTACAATATCACCAGATGATATACATGCTTCTGATCCTCATCCCAAAGATAGActgagagcagaacagaacatggAATCTACTCTGACACCTGATCTGAATGCAGCTGGAGTGCCTAGATCATTGTCCCTTGAATCATCCTTATTGGGTCAATTTGAGGTAGTTCCTGCGATGTCCACAGACCATGCTTCTCCACCTCTTCAGATATGTAAATCTCAAACCAACTCAACAGCAAGTTCTAAGTTATCAGAACTATCCAAATGTATATCCACCAGTCCTTTACTACCCTCTTCTTCAGACTCTCCAGTGACAATTTCTCAAATTTCTCAGACAAATAGAGAAACGAATACAGAGAATGTTCCCAGAACAGAGGTCTCAGAGATCTGCAGGATGGAACAAAATTGTTCAATCGTAATGCAGGCCTCAGATTTATTGGAAGAACAGGGCCTAACCAAAATGTTCTCAGAGTTTAATAAAGTAGGAGATGTACAAAAATCCTTTTCAGTCCAAGTAGAGCACCCCAGTTTTTGTACCCAAAGCACAAAATCAAATATTAGCTCAAATGATAATTTGGGAAGGAAACAAGAAGAACTCTTGCTGATAAATGGTGAAGAAGAAAACCTCACACGGTCTAATTCTTGCACCTCTGACCAGGAAGCTATCACTGCTAATAGGCAAGTAGACTCCCCCATGTCAACTAGTTCAGGTAGCAGTTGTGGCTTTTCTGTTGCATCCATGTTGCCAGATACATGTAGGGAAAATGTTTCCAACAGCACTTTGGTGAACACACATAGCACCTGCACATTTTCAGAGCAAACAGATATTGTAGCACTGGCTGCAAGAGCAATTTTTGACCAGGAGACTCTTGCAAAAACTACAGGAGCAGTGTCAGGAACCTCTATTTCCAAGGGTAGTAAAATACCATCTCTAGGAAGAGACCAACCATTCAAAGCCCATCCAGTTAAAAACACTAATCAAATGGAAACAGGGCCAAACAATTTCAGTACCCAGAATTCAATGCAAATAAACATTGAGTTGTCTGCAGAGAAAAGTTGTTCTGTTAGTCTGGAAATGGCTGATACAGCTTTGCAGATTCCAACTCCGCAACCCTCAAGCACCTCCAGCTTGAGTGTGAATAATCTCATACATCCAACATGCATCATACATCCTCCGGTAAGCTGCTCAGGTGTACCATCCTCTTCAGATCAAACAACTGTTTCTGTTTCTGGGACTCCATCTGTCCCTGCTAATTCATATATGACTCAGTCTCCAGGACATTCTCCAAGGTTGATGGCAGAGTATCCTTCAGAACAATTATCTGCTCTTCAGACTACCACGATGCAAGGTCCACAGATATGTGAACCACATTTAAAGCAGCAAAGACAAAGCCGCAAAGAATCAGCCAAGCGTTCTGTTCAAGATGATCACATGCTTTCTGCATCAAAGAGGCAGAAACATTGCCAGACAGCACCTCTACAGCTTGAAGACATGGCTCTGTTGAATCAAACAGCTGATGATATTGAGGGTCAAAATCAAATCCGTGTGAAtcaggtccctcccaactcatcTAATCTTGCAGTATCAGTGAGTAGTCAAGGACATACCAATGGCCACACCAGGTTATTTCAAGCCAGCAATTTTGTGTCACCTACTTCGAGGCAAGCTGAAGTTCAATGTAATTCTCATCCACCTATCCTTGATCAAGCAGGACAACATCTGCAGCCTATCCAACATGCTCTCTCTCAGAGTATGGCTCATCTTCAGGCTAATCACCCATATATAAAACCACAGCAACAGCAGGCTGGACAGCTAAGAGAAAGGCATCAGTTGTATCAACTTCAGCATTATATTTCTCCTGCAGAAAGTTCTATACACTCTCAAACCCATATTGCCCATCAGCAAAGAATATTGCATCAAGAGGCACAGCTGCAGAAAAAGAGAAGTCTTATTCAAGCCACTCAGCCCACCACACTTTCTTTACAGCAGAAGCATCATGGAAATGACCAATCACGGTCAAAGAGTAGCCAGCCACACCCCCATCACTCCCAGATTCAACAATTGCAGCAGCATTACCCTTCTTCCCAGCCTGAGAAGAATTGTGAGAATTCTGCTTTGAGTAGAACTCATAGCCATCCACGGAGCCATCCAAGCCAGGACATTCTGCATCAGCAGTCATCAGATGTGGGCAGCAGACAACCAAGTTCTGGAGTTCCTTCTGAACATGTCTCGGGACATAGTCAGATGCATAGAATGTTGACCTCTAGGGCTTTGGAGCAGCAGATAGTGTCTCAACCTAGTATTGTCTCTAGACCAGATGTCCCCTGTCTCCCTCATAGGCAAGAAAGAAATAGAGTTAGTAGTTACTCTGCAGAGGCACTTATTGGGAAGTCTTCATCTAATTCGGAACACAGGCTAGGAGTACCCATGCAGAGCTTCAAAGTTTCAGATCATCTTGAAATGAGAAACTATGCCGATGTATCTAGGAATAAAGAACTAGTAATTCATAATACACAAAGTCGTGTATCTGTAGATCATCCACTTGGATCAGACATTCAGAGGCTCTCTGAGTGTCAGACGTTCAAGGTGAATGCCATTAATCAACAGCCTACAGGTAACTTTGATGTGCAATCTTCAAGAAGTAATGAAATAAGTAACACTCTCAGGGGTATGCAAACACAGAGTTTTCGACTTGCCCAAAATGCTGGACCACCAATAGACAGACAAAAGAGGTTGTCTTATCAACCAGTTCAAAGCATTTCAACAGGAAATCCTCTCCCTCCCCGAAGAGACAATGAGAATACATGCCACCAGGGATTCATGCAAAGTTTACTTATTCCTCATCTTGGAGATCAAGCTAATGGAAACCAAAGACCAATTTCAGAGCATCAGAGAAATCCACAGTGTGCCAGTTCCTCAAATGTTGATTATAATTGTGCCCCAGCAAGAGAAAGTATTCATATTCGGAGGGAAGGTGATGATCAGAACAgagaaagttgtgatatgtctctTGGTACTATTAATAGTAGGAACAATGCTTTAACTATTCCTTTCTCAAGTTCTTCTGGAGATATTCAGGGCCGTAACTCAAGTCCCAATATTTCTATCCAGAAATCTAATTCCATGAGAATAACAGAGAGCCATGGAACAAAAGGTCACATAAATGCCTCAGCTTCTAGCAATGTGCACGGAGCTACACGTCCTCTTCACTATGCACCAGTCTCTCGTGGGAATGCTGACCAGGTTCCTCCATCTATTCGTCAAACTAATTCTTCAGCCACTGATCGATCAAGACATCCTTTACAGGATAACAGTGGCTCTAAAATTCGCCAGTCTGAAAGGAATCGTTCTGCAAATCAGAGACATGGGAATGTGTTTGAACCTTCTCTTCCCCAACTCCCTTTATCCACTGGTGGAGGAATGATCCTTGGACGACAGCAGCCTACCCTTGAAAAAAGGGGCAGCATTGTACGATTCATGCCTGAAGGGCCACATGTCTCTCATGACAGTACAGCTGCTGATCAGCACACTCTGTCTCAAAATTTTGGATTTCCTTTTATTCCAGAAAGTGGAATGAATCCCCCAGTAAATGCCAACACTTCATTTATTCCACCAGTAACTCAACCCAATGCTACCCGAACAGCAGCCCTGATTCCAGTTGATCCTCAAAATACATTGCCGTCTTTCTATCCACCATATTCTCCTGCACATCCCTCCCTGTCTAATGACATTTCAATTCCTTATTTTTCTAACCAAATGTTTTCTAATCCAAGTACAGAGAAGCCAAATGGTGGAGGTTTAAACAATCGATTTGGTTCTATTTTGTCCCCTCCCAGACCAGTTGGTTTTGCTCAGCCAAGCTTTCCCCTTTTGACAGATATGCCTCCAGTGCATGTGGCCAATTCATCCCACTTGTCCAATTTTAATTTGACTTCTTTATTCCCGGAAATAGCTACAGCTCTTCCTTCAGATGGATCAGCAATCTCACCACTGCTCTCAATAGCAAATACATCTGGTTCTGACTCTTTGAAACAATCATCAAATCGGCCTGCCCATAATATAAGCCATATTCTAGGTCATGACTGCAGTTCAGCTGTGTGA